A region of Allocoleopsis franciscana PCC 7113 DNA encodes the following proteins:
- a CDS encoding ATP-grasp domain-containing protein, which produces MNLTSNFQYFQGNSFSDLFAQDITSARYGFILNYPATASWAAYPNRKKYFLQDGSSEATKTSFDKICQKEAWKNLAVLGDTLPGIVIIEPQKLLVDYWRDHFNYSYSNIELIDCSTYLEELSQSDRFENIITLFPFDHLQPEKHAVNPDTHYHLLSKVTLNELGVQCPNYKSYNLHKISLEEIKLPEQFPYLIKTSHGLSGEGTYIIRNASDLNYCLEELRKYLQIQLLDTIIVSQFVKNEVQNYCVQFYINKTGEITLIGTTSQLVTPEGNYLGGLIHYRETDMSKFYEMITAIGQYAHSCGYFGVIGFDVLEDQDGQLYAIDANFRVNGSTPLCLQRPTLLELGKEVAKYSSDYRMDGTLDSILKTLKLELKRKEFIILSALEKVKYGKIYTEIYGIVSGETLEGMQHIEQNLKEKGLQLIS; this is translated from the coding sequence ATGAACTTAACATCCAATTTCCAATATTTTCAGGGGAATTCTTTCTCCGATTTATTTGCACAAGACATCACTTCTGCACGTTATGGATTCATCCTAAATTATCCTGCAACTGCCAGTTGGGCCGCTTACCCTAACAGAAAAAAATACTTTCTTCAAGATGGTAGTAGTGAAGCCACCAAAACCTCTTTTGATAAGATTTGTCAGAAGGAAGCTTGGAAAAATTTGGCGGTGTTAGGTGATACTCTTCCAGGAATCGTGATTATTGAGCCGCAAAAGTTGCTGGTTGATTACTGGCGCGATCATTTTAACTATAGTTATAGCAATATAGAGCTGATAGATTGCTCAACTTATCTAGAGGAACTGAGCCAAAGCGATCGCTTTGAGAACATAATCACTTTATTTCCATTTGATCATCTGCAACCTGAAAAACACGCCGTTAATCCAGATACCCACTACCACTTACTCAGCAAAGTGACGCTAAACGAACTGGGGGTGCAATGTCCAAACTATAAGAGCTACAATCTGCACAAAATTAGTCTCGAAGAGATTAAATTACCCGAACAATTTCCCTACTTGATCAAAACGTCTCACGGACTCTCAGGAGAAGGAACTTACATTATCAGAAATGCTAGCGATCTAAACTATTGTTTGGAAGAACTGAGAAAATATCTCCAAATTCAGTTACTCGATACAATTATTGTCTCACAGTTTGTCAAGAATGAAGTACAAAACTACTGTGTACAGTTCTACATCAACAAAACTGGAGAAATTACACTGATCGGTACGACAAGCCAACTCGTCACCCCAGAAGGTAATTATTTGGGGGGACTCATTCACTACCGCGAAACCGATATGAGTAAGTTTTATGAAATGATTACTGCCATTGGTCAATATGCTCACTCCTGTGGGTATTTCGGTGTGATTGGTTTTGATGTATTGGAAGATCAGGACGGACAGCTTTATGCGATCGATGCCAATTTCCGAGTCAATGGCTCAACTCCACTATGCTTACAGCGCCCTACTTTATTGGAATTGGGAAAAGAGGTGGCTAAATATTCCAGTGACTACCGCATGGATGGGACATTGGATTCTATTTTAAAAACTCTCAAGCTCGAACTGAAACGTAAGGAATTTATAATTTTATCGGCTTTAGAAAAAGTTAAATACGGAAAAATTTACACCGAGATTTACGGAATTGTTAGTGGAGAGACGCTTGAGGGAATGCAGCATATTGAGCAGAACTTAAAGGAGAAGGGATTGCAGTTGATTAGTTGA
- the galK gene encoding galactokinase, whose product MTNFQQIFGALPEAEASAPGRVNLLGEHTDYNDGFVLPTAIPQRTTVQLGLSKDGQHHFYSVELDERVSISEGHHTPSGFASYILGCVRLLEQEEYTVPSVNLHVTSSVPIGSGLSSSAALEVATLRGLRSLLNLDIDDVRIAQLAQQAEIQYSGVQCGIMDQMASSLADTEHLLFLDTRSLDRQVIPFPSGAEVVVIDSGVPRTLAGSVYNQRRAECEEAAHLLRVKALRDITDPQAVEDLPEPQRRRARHVITEDNRVLEALQGVSAERFGELMNASHASLRDDYEVSVPALDTLVEMLQETSGVFGARLTGAGFGGACVALVATGKGEAISRDVMERYMRSGYTGRVLVPEVS is encoded by the coding sequence ATGACGAACTTTCAGCAGATATTTGGTGCATTACCTGAAGCCGAAGCTAGTGCGCCGGGACGGGTGAATCTACTTGGGGAACACACTGACTACAACGATGGATTTGTACTGCCAACGGCTATTCCCCAACGCACTACGGTGCAACTGGGTTTGAGCAAAGATGGACAGCACCACTTTTACTCGGTGGAACTTGACGAACGGGTGAGTATTTCAGAAGGTCATCATACACCCTCTGGATTTGCTAGTTATATCTTGGGGTGTGTTCGGCTTTTAGAACAGGAAGAGTACACCGTACCCTCTGTTAATCTGCACGTCACTTCCTCGGTTCCCATTGGTTCAGGTTTGTCTAGCAGTGCCGCTTTGGAGGTGGCGACTCTTAGGGGGTTGCGATCGCTCTTAAATTTAGATATCGATGATGTACGGATCGCTCAGTTGGCACAGCAGGCAGAAATCCAATATTCGGGTGTGCAATGCGGCATTATGGATCAGATGGCATCGAGCCTAGCGGACACGGAACATCTGCTATTTCTCGACACGCGATCGCTCGATCGCCAGGTAATACCTTTTCCATCTGGGGCAGAAGTTGTAGTAATAGATAGTGGTGTGCCTCGCACTCTGGCAGGGAGTGTCTATAACCAGCGACGAGCGGAGTGTGAAGAGGCGGCGCACTTGCTACGGGTGAAGGCGCTCAGAGATATTACCGATCCGCAAGCTGTGGAAGACTTACCTGAACCGCAACGCCGTCGTGCTCGTCATGTCATCACTGAGGATAACCGAGTACTGGAGGCTCTACAGGGAGTATCAGCTGAGCGTTTTGGTGAGTTGATGAATGCTTCCCACGCTAGCTTACGCGATGATTACGAAGTTTCCGTGCCTGCTCTGGATACACTGGTAGAGATGCTACAGGAAACGTCTGGAGTATTTGGGGCACGTCTTACAGGCGCTGGGTTTGGTGGGGCTTGCGTGGCTTTGGTTGCTACGGGTAAGGGGGAGGCGATTAGTCGAGATGTGATGGAACGGTATATGCGATCAGGTTATACCGGACGTGTTCTGGTTCCGGAGGTTAGTTAG
- the galE gene encoding UDP-glucose 4-epimerase GalE, with amino-acid sequence MSQGKATILVTGGAGYIGSHAVFALKQAGYDVIILDNLSYGHRELVEQVLKVELIVGDISDRALLDQLFTTHNITAVMHFAAFIAVGESVTDPAKYYRNNVAGTLTLLEAMVAASINKFVFSSTCALYGVPKTVPLVEDHPQDPISPYATSKWMVERMLSDFDQAYGLKSVCFRYFNAAGAESTGLLGEDHVPETHLIPLVLFAALGKRESVSIFGTDYPTRDGTCIRDYIHVTDLAQAHVLGLEYLLKEGDSEVFNLGNGSGFSVREVIESAKEVTRKEIKIVERDRRPGDPPVLVGSSDKAKNVLGWNPQYPDVKDILAHAWQWHQQRHGAYFSREVPALLEEETRETRQNIEATRPQELKT; translated from the coding sequence ATGTCTCAGGGTAAAGCTACCATTTTAGTCACAGGGGGGGCAGGATACATTGGCTCCCATGCTGTATTCGCTCTAAAACAGGCAGGCTACGACGTAATCATTTTGGATAACCTGTCTTATGGACATCGAGAACTTGTAGAACAGGTCTTGAAGGTCGAGTTGATTGTCGGTGATATTAGCGATCGCGCCCTCCTCGACCAACTATTCACAACCCACAATATTACGGCGGTAATGCATTTTGCGGCTTTTATTGCTGTGGGTGAATCGGTCACCGATCCCGCTAAATATTACCGTAATAATGTCGCAGGGACTTTGACGCTTTTAGAAGCGATGGTGGCAGCTTCTATTAATAAGTTTGTATTTTCTTCTACTTGCGCTCTCTATGGCGTACCGAAGACTGTTCCCCTTGTAGAAGACCATCCTCAAGACCCGATCAGTCCCTATGCAACATCAAAGTGGATGGTAGAGCGAATGTTGTCTGATTTTGACCAAGCCTACGGTTTAAAGTCTGTCTGTTTCCGTTACTTTAACGCCGCTGGTGCTGAATCAACCGGGTTGCTGGGTGAAGATCACGTACCCGAAACTCACCTGATTCCACTGGTACTTTTCGCGGCTTTGGGCAAACGAGAGTCTGTCTCAATTTTTGGTACAGATTATCCTACCAGAGACGGCACTTGTATTCGCGATTATATTCACGTCACTGACTTGGCACAAGCCCATGTTTTGGGTCTAGAGTACCTACTTAAAGAGGGAGATAGTGAGGTATTTAATCTAGGGAATGGTAGCGGATTTTCGGTCAGAGAAGTGATAGAAAGTGCCAAGGAAGTAACAAGAAAAGAAATCAAAATAGTGGAACGCGATCGCCGACCGGGCGACCCACCTGTTTTAGTGGGCAGTAGCGACAAAGCCAAAAACGTTTTGGGTTGGAATCCTCAATACCCAGACGTAAAAGATATCTTGGCTCACGCATGGCAGTGGCATCAGCAGCGGCATGGAGCTTACTTTTCACGGGAAGTTCCGGCACTTCTAGAGGAGGAAACAAGGGAGACAAGGCAGAATATAGAGGCCACAAGGCCACAGGAACTAAAGACTTAG
- a CDS encoding Ycf51 family protein, translating into MVNNADFNIFTQWSAILTVVCGALATLAFIFKWGIRFRLVGITGFMGVLTGSLFALALVPFTRTAIPGAVHFTRVYDNGGNQTVITVPSQITETELEATLRQAASDLFSYGRLGGGADNQLTVRARTIIHPKPGVSKPLFLGQVKRSLATRDDEQMAIDIYPESFAQLPKPSA; encoded by the coding sequence ATGGTCAACAACGCTGATTTTAATATTTTTACCCAATGGTCAGCTATTCTGACCGTAGTCTGCGGTGCCCTGGCGACACTGGCTTTTATTTTCAAATGGGGCATCCGGTTCCGCCTCGTGGGAATTACCGGTTTTATGGGGGTTCTCACCGGGAGTTTATTTGCCTTGGCACTGGTCCCTTTTACCCGTACTGCCATTCCCGGTGCTGTCCATTTTACGAGGGTGTATGACAATGGTGGGAATCAAACGGTGATTACTGTCCCTTCGCAAATCACCGAAACTGAATTGGAAGCGACTCTCCGCCAAGCGGCGAGTGACTTATTTTCTTACGGACGCTTAGGAGGCGGGGCAGATAACCAGTTGACAGTTCGGGCGCGTACTATTATTCACCCAAAACCGGGTGTTTCTAAGCCACTGTTCTTAGGGCAGGTGAAGCGATCGCTGGCTACCCGCGATGATGAACAAATGGCGATTGATATCTATCCCGAAAGCTTTGCCCAACTGCCAAAACCCAGCGCTTAA
- a CDS encoding iron-containing alcohol dehydrogenase family protein, translating into MNQAPTSLLSLSVAPAQVLRGNQALEQSVDAIARLGKRPLVVGGDRTLASLTSKLKPVLEQQQLSYSSASYTPDCSEASLSALKEAAASHQADLIIGIGGGKALDTAKLLAYQCQLPIVTIPTSGATCAAWTALSNIYSDEGAFLYDVSLNHCPDLLILDYNLIQTAPQRTLIAGIGDALAKWYEASVSSGSSPVTLIIAAVQQARVLRDILFQKSADALKEPGSEAWREVVDATVLLAGVIGGLGGAQCRTVAAHAVHNGLTHLPSAHDALHGEKVAYGILVQLRLEEMLQGNQLAASARQQLLKFYSEIGLPQTLEDLGLGNITLAELRKAAEIACNPNSDIHRLPFEVVPDQLMAAMVSTTTPVEKSRSPLGLTVAVTDSQ; encoded by the coding sequence ATGAACCAAGCCCCAACTTCATTACTGTCCTTATCGGTTGCACCTGCTCAAGTGTTGCGGGGTAATCAAGCACTGGAACAATCGGTCGATGCGATCGCACGTCTGGGGAAACGTCCCTTAGTCGTAGGAGGCGATCGCACCCTAGCTTCCCTCACCTCAAAACTAAAACCGGTTCTAGAACAACAGCAACTCAGCTATTCTTCAGCCTCCTACACTCCTGATTGCTCTGAAGCTTCTTTATCCGCCCTCAAAGAAGCTGCCGCCTCCCATCAAGCAGATTTGATTATTGGGATTGGTGGCGGAAAAGCCTTAGACACCGCCAAACTCTTAGCCTATCAGTGCCAGTTGCCGATTGTAACCATTCCGACATCAGGTGCCACCTGTGCGGCTTGGACGGCTTTATCCAATATCTATTCCGATGAAGGCGCATTCCTCTATGATGTGTCCCTTAACCACTGCCCAGACTTATTAATCCTTGATTACAACCTAATTCAGACAGCACCACAACGCACCTTAATTGCCGGGATTGGTGATGCCTTAGCCAAGTGGTATGAAGCATCTGTCAGTAGCGGCAGTTCACCCGTTACCCTAATTATTGCCGCTGTCCAACAGGCCAGAGTTTTGCGTGATATCCTGTTTCAAAAATCAGCAGATGCCCTGAAAGAACCGGGCAGTGAAGCTTGGCGGGAAGTGGTGGATGCTACGGTTTTACTCGCGGGTGTGATTGGCGGTTTGGGGGGTGCCCAGTGTCGGACTGTTGCCGCCCATGCTGTTCACAATGGCTTAACCCATCTTCCATCGGCCCACGATGCCCTACATGGTGAGAAAGTTGCCTATGGGATTCTGGTGCAGTTGCGTTTAGAAGAAATGCTTCAGGGAAATCAATTAGCGGCATCTGCACGGCAACAACTGCTGAAATTTTACAGCGAAATTGGTTTACCTCAAACGCTGGAAGATTTGGGGTTAGGAAACATCACCTTGGCAGAGTTACGGAAAGCGGCGGAAATTGCCTGTAATCCTAATTCCGACATTCATCGCCTACCGTTTGAAGTCGTACCCGATCAACTCATGGCGGCGATGGTTTCTACGACAACACCAGTGGAGAAAAGTCGCAGCCCCCTGGGTTTAACGGTAGCCGTCACTGACTCTCAATAA
- a CDS encoding aspartate aminotransferase, with product MKLDWITPAQRVSALPPYVFARLDELKARAREQGLDLIDLGMGNPDGPAPQPVIEAAIAALQNPANHGYPPFEGTASFRRAIANWYRRRYDVELDPDSEALPLLGSKEGLTHLALAYVNPGDLVLVPSPAYPAHFRGPLIAGGTLHSLILKPENDWIIDLGAIPDEVAQRAKILYFNYPSNPTAATAPREFFKDIVAFARKHEILLVHDLCYAELAFDGYQPTSLLEIPGAKEIGVEFHTLSKTYNMAGWRVGFVVGNRHIIQGLRTLKTNLDYGIFAALQTAAETALQLPDVYVSEVQTRYRRRRDFLIEGLGELGWTIPKTKATMYLWVPCTQGMSSTDFALNVLQQTGVVVTPGNAFGVAGEGYVRISLIAECDRLAEVLRRFKQSGIYYQSEALLKAEG from the coding sequence ATGAAGTTAGATTGGATTACCCCCGCCCAGCGTGTAAGTGCCCTGCCTCCTTACGTGTTTGCCCGCTTAGATGAACTGAAAGCGCGTGCCCGTGAGCAGGGACTTGATTTGATTGACTTAGGGATGGGGAATCCCGATGGCCCAGCACCTCAACCGGTGATTGAAGCGGCGATCGCAGCCCTGCAAAATCCCGCCAATCACGGCTATCCTCCCTTTGAGGGTACTGCCAGTTTCCGCCGTGCGATCGCCAATTGGTACCGCCGTCGCTATGATGTTGAACTCGATCCCGATAGCGAAGCCTTACCCCTGTTGGGTTCCAAAGAAGGGCTGACTCACCTTGCCCTAGCTTACGTTAATCCAGGTGACTTGGTTTTAGTCCCCAGTCCCGCTTATCCAGCTCACTTCCGGGGGCCGTTGATTGCTGGCGGTACTCTGCACAGCTTGATTCTCAAACCCGAAAACGACTGGATAATTGATTTAGGAGCCATTCCCGACGAGGTGGCTCAACGCGCCAAAATTCTCTATTTCAACTATCCCAGTAATCCCACCGCTGCTACAGCTCCGCGTGAATTTTTTAAAGATATTGTCGCCTTTGCCCGTAAGCACGAAATCCTACTGGTTCATGATTTGTGCTACGCCGAACTCGCCTTTGATGGCTATCAGCCCACTAGCTTGCTCGAAATTCCCGGTGCCAAGGAAATTGGTGTCGAGTTTCATACCTTATCCAAAACCTACAATATGGCGGGCTGGCGCGTTGGTTTTGTGGTAGGTAATCGCCATATTATTCAAGGCTTGCGAACCTTAAAAACCAATTTGGACTATGGGATTTTTGCGGCGTTGCAAACCGCTGCCGAAACCGCATTACAGTTACCTGATGTTTATGTCAGTGAAGTCCAAACGCGTTACCGCCGCCGCCGCGATTTTCTGATTGAAGGGTTAGGAGAGTTGGGGTGGACGATTCCCAAAACGAAAGCAACGATGTATTTGTGGGTGCCTTGTACCCAAGGGATGAGTTCAACCGATTTTGCCCTCAACGTGTTGCAGCAAACGGGTGTTGTTGTCACACCGGGGAATGCCTTTGGTGTGGCGGGTGAGGGGTATGTGCGGATTAGTTTGATTGCCGAGTGCGATCGCTTAGCTGAAGTTTTGCGCCGATTTAAGCAATCCGGAATCTACTATCAGTCGGAAGCACTGCTGAAGGCTGAAGGATAA
- a CDS encoding serpin family protein, with the protein MNLRYRRILTVCLYLTVWSLAAVVGVKQPVSIALAKGESSPKAQVSEPTMNAKLIAANTRLSFKLFSAILKQQPEQNIFISPASVAIALSMTYNGAKGETQQAIAQTLELQGMSLEDINQGYASLRATITHLDPKVQLSVANSLWARKGEPFVPEFLQKNQDFYGAKITDLDFNDPSTPSIINTWVKQSTNGKIDAIIDGKEIEPDTILFLINAIYFKGLWTTPFDKTKTQELPFTLLNGTQKLQPIMFQQAQYGYYANHLFQAVTLPYGQERLSLYIFLPQENVSLQTFYKNLNAENWEQWMNQFETKQVFVGLPRFRLNYGLELNDTLKSLGMAIAFDVNRADFTGMTPRSAYISRVKHNTFFEVNEEGSEAAGATSVQMGTRAAPPQLIADRPFFCVIRDNQTKTILFMGSIIKPQ; encoded by the coding sequence ATGAATCTAAGATATCGGAGAATCCTTACAGTCTGCCTCTACTTAACTGTATGGAGTTTAGCGGCGGTTGTGGGTGTCAAGCAACCTGTTAGTATAGCGCTTGCTAAAGGAGAATCAAGTCCGAAAGCCCAAGTTTCTGAGCCGACTATGAATGCCAAACTGATTGCAGCCAACACCCGTTTGAGCTTCAAGCTGTTTTCAGCGATTCTCAAACAACAGCCGGAGCAAAACATTTTTATCTCTCCGGCGAGTGTAGCGATCGCTTTATCCATGACCTATAACGGAGCCAAGGGAGAAACGCAACAGGCGATCGCTCAAACTTTAGAGTTACAAGGGATGAGCCTTGAAGATATCAATCAAGGGTATGCCTCCCTGAGAGCCACAATCACTCATCTCGATCCCAAAGTGCAGCTTTCGGTCGCTAACTCCCTGTGGGCGAGAAAAGGTGAACCGTTTGTTCCAGAATTTCTGCAAAAAAATCAGGATTTCTATGGAGCAAAGATAACCGATTTAGATTTTAATGACCCTAGCACTCCATCTATTATTAATACTTGGGTTAAGCAGAGTACGAATGGAAAGATTGATGCCATTATCGATGGTAAGGAGATTGAACCCGATACCATTCTTTTTCTAATCAACGCCATCTATTTTAAAGGACTCTGGACAACACCATTCGATAAAACTAAAACGCAAGAGTTACCCTTTACCTTATTGAACGGGACGCAGAAACTGCAACCGATCATGTTTCAACAGGCGCAATATGGTTACTATGCTAATCACTTATTTCAGGCTGTAACGTTGCCCTATGGACAGGAACGATTAAGTTTGTATATCTTTTTACCTCAAGAGAACGTCAGTCTCCAAACATTCTACAAAAACCTGAATGCTGAAAACTGGGAGCAATGGATGAACCAGTTTGAAACGAAGCAAGTCTTCGTTGGGTTACCTCGCTTCAGATTAAACTATGGGCTTGAACTGAATGACACATTGAAATCCCTGGGGATGGCGATCGCCTTTGATGTGAACCGAGCTGATTTTACAGGGATGACTCCTCGCTCAGCTTACATTAGTAGAGTCAAACACAACACATTTTTTGAAGTGAACGAAGAAGGAAGTGAAGCGGCTGGAGCAACATCGGTGCAGATGGGGACAAGAGCCGCACCTCCTCAGTTGATTGCGGATCGGCCTTTCTTTTGTGTCATTCGTGATAATCAGACTAAAACAATATTATTCATGGGTTCTATCATAAAACCCCAGTAA
- a CDS encoding MAPEG family protein, which produces MIEIKTLIFPSLVTVLTLILYFVLTANVGRARFKYKVPVPQISGNPDFERVFRVQQNTLEQLILLLPSLWLFSLFVSPIWGTGIGLIWVIGRILYAWGYYQAAEKRALGFGINSLSILVLLLGAIVGVIRAYLTFI; this is translated from the coding sequence ATGATTGAAATAAAAACACTTATTTTTCCGAGTTTGGTGACGGTTTTAACTCTAATTCTCTACTTCGTTCTAACTGCCAATGTTGGCAGAGCAAGATTTAAATATAAAGTACCTGTACCCCAAATTTCGGGCAATCCAGATTTTGAGAGAGTATTTCGAGTCCAGCAAAATACTTTGGAGCAACTCATTCTTTTGTTGCCAAGTTTATGGTTATTCTCTCTATTTGTCAGCCCCATTTGGGGTACTGGGATTGGATTAATTTGGGTAATTGGACGTATTTTATATGCTTGGGGTTACTATCAAGCGGCAGAAAAACGGGCGCTCGGTTTTGGTATCAATTCTTTGTCTATTCTTGTCCTGCTTTTAGGTGCTATAGTAGGAGTGATTAGGGCTTATTTGACTTTCATCTGA
- a CDS encoding ATP-binding response regulator — translation MVGDGNAATGKPVGRPFVNILLVEDNLAEARLLQEVLKGSLLSRFNLAHVKRLKDAIAQIEVDHFDVILLDLTLPDSYGLASLDSLIEHAPKLPIVVLTNTNDDELAVEAVRHGAQDYIVKRQLNQDILVRSLRYAIERKQAAEALREANEILELRVQERTAELETANELLRREIEWCQRIQERLELAQKAGKIGTFEWSIPSNEITWTAELEALYGLAPGSFNGRYDDWIQTLHPDDRRNTEQELWQAVRVGQGLDTEFRIILPNGEIRWIAVKSSLFHDLAGKPMRMIGIHMDITEKKQLEAQFLRAQRLESLGTLASGIAHDLNNILSPILMGAQLLPLKFPDVNDQTRQMIKTIETSAQRGAGLVKQILSFARGVEGKRVSLQMSHLLLEIRKIIQQTLPKSIDINTDISPDLWMILGDVTQMHQVFMNLCVNARDAMPEGGVLQIEAENLLLDEQYARMHLDANIGSYVVVTVTDTGTGIPPDILHRIFDPFFTTKEIGKGTGLGLSAVLGIVKSHGGFVDVQSEVNKGSTFKVYLPANPSTVVPTGEHLELLLGHQELILVVDDEPAIRESTKTTLETYNYRVLTASDGIEAVSVFAEHKDKIQAVLIDMMMPSVGGLAIIPLLRQFNPGIYVVIMSGLNSTEAVLQAECVGCQGFLPKPFTTRELLQILPRDRCTSSP, via the coding sequence TTGGTTGGAGACGGCAACGCTGCCACCGGAAAGCCGGTAGGCAGACCTTTTGTTAACATCCTGCTCGTTGAGGACAACCTGGCAGAAGCTCGCTTACTTCAGGAAGTCCTCAAGGGTAGTTTGCTCAGCCGCTTTAACTTGGCTCATGTGAAGCGGCTGAAGGATGCGATTGCCCAGATCGAAGTCGATCACTTCGATGTGATTTTGCTCGATCTCACTCTGCCCGACAGTTATGGGTTAGCCTCCCTGGATTCCCTGATCGAGCACGCCCCCAAGTTGCCGATTGTGGTGTTGACTAATACCAATGATGATGAGCTCGCGGTGGAAGCGGTTCGGCATGGGGCACAGGATTACATCGTAAAGCGACAGCTCAACCAAGATATTTTAGTGCGCTCTCTACGTTATGCGATCGAGCGCAAACAAGCCGCCGAAGCCCTACGAGAGGCTAACGAAATCTTGGAACTGCGGGTACAAGAGCGCACCGCTGAACTCGAAACAGCCAATGAATTACTCAGACGAGAAATTGAGTGGTGTCAGAGAATTCAGGAACGGTTGGAATTGGCGCAAAAAGCCGGTAAGATTGGCACCTTTGAATGGAGTATCCCATCGAATGAGATTACCTGGACGGCTGAGCTAGAAGCTCTGTATGGGCTGGCTCCAGGGAGCTTTAACGGTCGATACGATGATTGGATTCAAACCCTTCATCCCGACGATCGCCGCAACACCGAGCAGGAACTCTGGCAAGCGGTTAGGGTTGGGCAGGGATTGGATACCGAGTTTCGCATCATCTTACCGAATGGAGAAATTCGCTGGATTGCTGTTAAGAGCAGCCTCTTTCACGACCTCGCCGGCAAACCCATGCGGATGATTGGTATCCACATGGATATTACCGAAAAAAAACAACTCGAAGCACAATTTTTACGAGCGCAACGATTGGAAAGTCTGGGAACCCTTGCCAGCGGAATTGCTCATGACCTCAACAATATTCTGAGTCCAATTCTGATGGGCGCTCAATTATTACCGCTCAAGTTTCCCGATGTCAATGACCAAACCCGGCAAATGATTAAAACGATAGAAACCAGCGCCCAAAGGGGCGCAGGACTGGTTAAACAAATTTTATCGTTTGCACGGGGGGTAGAAGGAAAGCGAGTGAGTCTGCAAATGAGTCACTTGCTGTTAGAAATCAGGAAGATTATACAGCAAACTCTGCCTAAATCAATCGACATTAATACTGACATTTCACCTGATTTATGGATGATATTAGGTGATGTCACCCAAATGCATCAGGTGTTTATGAATCTATGTGTAAATGCCCGTGATGCCATGCCGGAGGGTGGTGTTTTACAGATTGAGGCTGAGAATTTACTGCTCGATGAACAGTATGCCAGGATGCATTTGGATGCTAATATTGGCTCCTACGTTGTTGTGACCGTTACCGATACGGGAACGGGCATTCCACCCGATATTTTGCACCGAATTTTTGACCCATTTTTTACTACTAAAGAGATTGGCAAAGGAACTGGATTAGGACTCTCTGCCGTATTGGGTATTGTGAAGAGTCATGGAGGCTTTGTGGATGTACAAAGTGAAGTGAACAAAGGGAGCACATTTAAGGTTTATTTACCTGCCAATCCATCCACAGTAGTGCCAACAGGCGAGCATTTAGAGTTGCTTTTGGGTCATCAGGAATTGATTTTAGTAGTCGATGATGAACCAGCGATTCGTGAAAGTACTAAAACCACCCTAGAAACTTATAACTATCGAGTGTTAACTGCCAGTGATGGAATTGAGGCAGTCTCGGTGTTTGCGGAGCACAAAGATAAAATTCAAGCTGTCTTAATCGATATGATGATGCCCTCAGTCGGTGGTTTGGCAATCATTCCCCTACTCCGTCAATTCAATCCCGGCATTTATGTGGTGATCATGAGTGGGCTAAACTCTACAGAAGCTGTACTTCAAGCTGAATGTGTTGGTTGCCAGGGTTTCTTGCCTAAGCCGTTTACAACTAGGGAACTGCTGCAAATTTTGCCCAGAGATCGCTGTACATCTTCCCCCTAG
- a CDS encoding response regulator — translation MPVDTRNKTILLVEDNRGDIRLIQEALRSTAAQCKVVIARDGMEAMAYLRQDGEYADAVRPDIILLDLNLPKKDGREVLAEIKADPSLKHIPIIVLSTSRNEEDISKSYDLHVNCYISKSRNLTQLFKIVQGIEEFWLETATLPPESR, via the coding sequence ATGCCAGTGGACACAAGAAACAAAACTATCCTTTTGGTCGAAGATAACCGAGGTGATATCCGGCTAATCCAGGAAGCACTCAGAAGCACTGCCGCCCAGTGTAAAGTGGTGATTGCGCGGGATGGCATGGAAGCGATGGCTTATCTGCGGCAAGATGGAGAGTATGCAGATGCGGTTCGTCCAGACATCATTCTGCTTGACCTGAATCTGCCCAAAAAGGATGGACGGGAAGTACTGGCAGAAATTAAAGCGGACCCGTCCCTCAAGCACATTCCGATTATTGTCCTATCCACGTCTCGCAACGAGGAGGATATATCCAAAAGCTATGATTTACACGTCAACTGCTACATTTCAAAATCACGTAATTTGACACAATTGTTCAAAATTGTTCAGGGGATTGAGGAATTTTGGTTGGAGACGGCAACGCTGCCACCGGAAAGCCGGTAG